The following are from one region of the Oreochromis aureus strain Israel breed Guangdong linkage group 1, ZZ_aureus, whole genome shotgun sequence genome:
- the LOC116325613 gene encoding protein mono-ADP-ribosyltransferase PARP6 isoform X3 codes for MDIKGQCWTDEESDGENESEQFLYGIQCCLLQGSCAADLYRHPQLDADIEAVKDIYTDSAISVREYGTIDDVDIDLHINISFLDEEVATAWKVIRTEPIILRLRFSLSQYLDGPEPSVEVFQPSNKEGFSLGLQLKKILSTFTSQQWKHLSNEFLKAQQEKRHSWFKAGGTIKKFRAGLSIFSPIPKSPSFPLIQDTVLKGKLSVPELRVTRLMNRSISCTMKNPKGELFSYPPNSQAGGHCKNIPTLEYGFLVQIMKYSEQRIPTLNEYCVVCDEQHVFQNGSMLKPAVCTRELCVFSFYTLGVMSGAAEEVATGAEVVDLLVAMCRAALESPRKSIIFEPYPSVVDPNDPKTLAFNPKKKNYERLQKALDSVMSIREMTQGSYLEIKKQMDKLDPLAHPLLQWIISSNRSHIVKLPLSRQLKFMHTSHQFLLLSSPPAKEARFRTAKKLYGSTFAFHGSHIENWHSVLRNGLVNASYTKLQLHGAAYGKGIYLSPISSISFGYSGMGKGQHRMPTKDELVQRYNRMNTIPQSRPIQSRFLQSRNLNCIALCEVITSKDLQKHGNIWVCPVSDHVCTRFFFVYEDGQVGDANINTQEPKVQKEIMRVIGTQIYSS; via the exons ATG GACATCAAAGGACAGTGTTGGACAGACGAGGAGTCAGATGGGGAGAACGAATCAGAACAATTCCTATATGGCATTCAG TGCTGCTTATTGCAGGGGAGTTGTGCTGCTGACCTGTATCGACACCCTCAACTGGATGCAGACATTGAGGCTGTAAAAGACATCTACACTGACAGTGCTATCTCTGTCAG GGAGTATGGAACCATTGATGATGTAGACATCGATCTTCATATTAACATCAGTTTCTTAGAT GAGGAAGTTGCGACGGCATGGAAAGTTATCAGAACAGAACCAATTATTCTGAGACTTcgcttttctctttctcagtaTCTTGATGGACCCG AGCCGTCAGTAGAAGTGTTCCAGCCGTCAAATAAAGAAGGTTTCAGCTTGGGCCTGCAACTTAAAAA GATCCTGAGCACATTCACCTCACAGCAGTGGAAGCACCTCAGTAATGAGTTTCTCAAGGCCCAGCAGGAGAAGAGGCACAGCTGGTTCAAAGCCGGAGGGACCATCAAGAAGTTCCGTGCCGGGCTCAGCATCTTCTCCCCCATCCCAAA GTCTCCAAGTTTTCCTCTGATCCAAGACACAGTTTTAAAAGGGAAGCTGAGTGTCCCTGAGCTGAGGGTGACGCGCTTAATGAACCGCTCCATCTCCTGTACCATGAAGAACCCTAAAGGAGAGCTATTCAGCTATCCACCAAATAGCCAG GCGGGCGGCCACTGCAAGAACATTCCTACCTTGGAGTATGGCTTCTTAGTGCAG ATAATGAAGTACTCAGAACAGAGGATCCCCACACTTAATGAGTACTGCGTGGTTTGTGAcgaacagcatgtctttcagaATGGATCCATGCTGAAG CCTGCTGTGTGCACAAGGGAGCTGTGTGTGTTCTCTTTCTACACTCTGGGTGTTATGTCTGGAGCTGCAGAGGAAGTGGCCACCGGAGCAGAG GTCGTGGACCTTCTTGTAGCTATGTGTCGAGCTGCCCTGGAGTCTCCTCGTAAGAGCATCATATTTGAACCTTACCCTTCAGTTGTTGATCCCAATGACCCCAAGACTCTTGCCTTTAATCCAAAG aagaagaattaTGAAAGACTACAAAAAGCACTGGATAGTGTAATGTCCATTCGGGAAATGACCCAG GGTTCATATCTGGAGATTAAGAAACAGATGGACAAACTAGACCCTTTGGCCCATCCCCTGCTACAGTG GATTATTTCCAGTAACAGATCTCATATCGTCAAGCTGCCTCTCAGTAGG CAACTGAAATTCATGCACACCTCCCACCAGTTCCTCCTGCTCAGCAGCCCCCCAGCCAAGGAAGCTCGTTTTCGCACTGCCAAGAAGTTATACGGCAGCACTTTTGCCTTCCA TGGTTCCCATATAGAGAACTGGCACTCTGTTCTGAGAAATGGACTAGTCAATGCCTCTTATACCAAACTGCAG CTGCATGGGGCAGCGTACGGAAAGGGCATCTATCTGAGCCCCATCTCCAGCATATCTTTTGGATACTCAG GAATGGGGAAAGGACAGCACCGCATGCCCACCAAAGATGAACTAGTGCAGCGTTACAACCGCATGAACACTATACCACAG AGCCGTCCTATCCAGTCAAGGTTCCTTCAGAGTCGAAACTTGAACTGTATTGCTCTTTGTGAAG TTATCACATCAAAGGATCTGCAGAAGCATGGAAACATCTGGGTGTGTCCGGTTTCTGACCATGTCTGTACTCGCTTCTTTTTTGT ATATGAGGATGGCCAAGTAGGAGATGCTAACATCAACACCCAAGAGCCTAAGGTGCAGAAGGAGATCATGCGTGTGATTGGGACCCAGATCTACTCGAGCTAA
- the LOC116325613 gene encoding protein mono-ADP-ribosyltransferase PARP6 isoform X2, whose protein sequence is MDIKGQCWTDEESDGENESEQFLYGIQGSCAADLYRHPQLDADIEAVKDIYTDSAISVREYGTIDDVDIDLHINISFLDEEVATAWKVIRTEPIILRLRFSLSQYLDGPEPSVEVFQPSNKEGFSLGLQLKKILSTFTSQQWKHLSNEFLKAQQEKRHSWFKAGGTIKKFRAGLSIFSPIPKSPSFPLIQDTVLKGKLSVPELRVTRLMNRSISCTMKNPKGELFSYPPNSQTVAVPAARAPAQITTRQLIELFFSSQAGGHCKNIPTLEYGFLVQIMKYSEQRIPTLNEYCVVCDEQHVFQNGSMLKPAVCTRELCVFSFYTLGVMSGAAEEVATGAEVVDLLVAMCRAALESPRKSIIFEPYPSVVDPNDPKTLAFNPKKKNYERLQKALDSVMSIREMTQGSYLEIKKQMDKLDPLAHPLLQWIISSNRSHIVKLPLSRQLKFMHTSHQFLLLSSPPAKEARFRTAKKLYGSTFAFHGSHIENWHSVLRNGLVNASYTKLQLHGAAYGKGIYLSPISSISFGYSGMGKGQHRMPTKDELVQRYNRMNTIPQSRPIQSRFLQSRNLNCIALCEVITSKDLQKHGNIWVCPVSDHVCTRFFFVYEDGQVGDANINTQEPKVQKEIMRVIGTQIYSS, encoded by the exons ATG GACATCAAAGGACAGTGTTGGACAGACGAGGAGTCAGATGGGGAGAACGAATCAGAACAATTCCTATATGGCATTCAG GGGAGTTGTGCTGCTGACCTGTATCGACACCCTCAACTGGATGCAGACATTGAGGCTGTAAAAGACATCTACACTGACAGTGCTATCTCTGTCAG GGAGTATGGAACCATTGATGATGTAGACATCGATCTTCATATTAACATCAGTTTCTTAGAT GAGGAAGTTGCGACGGCATGGAAAGTTATCAGAACAGAACCAATTATTCTGAGACTTcgcttttctctttctcagtaTCTTGATGGACCCG AGCCGTCAGTAGAAGTGTTCCAGCCGTCAAATAAAGAAGGTTTCAGCTTGGGCCTGCAACTTAAAAA GATCCTGAGCACATTCACCTCACAGCAGTGGAAGCACCTCAGTAATGAGTTTCTCAAGGCCCAGCAGGAGAAGAGGCACAGCTGGTTCAAAGCCGGAGGGACCATCAAGAAGTTCCGTGCCGGGCTCAGCATCTTCTCCCCCATCCCAAA GTCTCCAAGTTTTCCTCTGATCCAAGACACAGTTTTAAAAGGGAAGCTGAGTGTCCCTGAGCTGAGGGTGACGCGCTTAATGAACCGCTCCATCTCCTGTACCATGAAGAACCCTAAAGGAGAGCTATTCAGCTATCCACCAAATAGCCAG ACTGTGGCTGTCCCggcggccagggccccagcgcAGATTACCACGAGGCAGCTGATTGAATTGTTTTTCTCATCCCAGGCGGGCGGCCACTGCAAGAACATTCCTACCTTGGAGTATGGCTTCTTAGTGCAG ATAATGAAGTACTCAGAACAGAGGATCCCCACACTTAATGAGTACTGCGTGGTTTGTGAcgaacagcatgtctttcagaATGGATCCATGCTGAAG CCTGCTGTGTGCACAAGGGAGCTGTGTGTGTTCTCTTTCTACACTCTGGGTGTTATGTCTGGAGCTGCAGAGGAAGTGGCCACCGGAGCAGAG GTCGTGGACCTTCTTGTAGCTATGTGTCGAGCTGCCCTGGAGTCTCCTCGTAAGAGCATCATATTTGAACCTTACCCTTCAGTTGTTGATCCCAATGACCCCAAGACTCTTGCCTTTAATCCAAAG aagaagaattaTGAAAGACTACAAAAAGCACTGGATAGTGTAATGTCCATTCGGGAAATGACCCAG GGTTCATATCTGGAGATTAAGAAACAGATGGACAAACTAGACCCTTTGGCCCATCCCCTGCTACAGTG GATTATTTCCAGTAACAGATCTCATATCGTCAAGCTGCCTCTCAGTAGG CAACTGAAATTCATGCACACCTCCCACCAGTTCCTCCTGCTCAGCAGCCCCCCAGCCAAGGAAGCTCGTTTTCGCACTGCCAAGAAGTTATACGGCAGCACTTTTGCCTTCCA TGGTTCCCATATAGAGAACTGGCACTCTGTTCTGAGAAATGGACTAGTCAATGCCTCTTATACCAAACTGCAG CTGCATGGGGCAGCGTACGGAAAGGGCATCTATCTGAGCCCCATCTCCAGCATATCTTTTGGATACTCAG GAATGGGGAAAGGACAGCACCGCATGCCCACCAAAGATGAACTAGTGCAGCGTTACAACCGCATGAACACTATACCACAG AGCCGTCCTATCCAGTCAAGGTTCCTTCAGAGTCGAAACTTGAACTGTATTGCTCTTTGTGAAG TTATCACATCAAAGGATCTGCAGAAGCATGGAAACATCTGGGTGTGTCCGGTTTCTGACCATGTCTGTACTCGCTTCTTTTTTGT ATATGAGGATGGCCAAGTAGGAGATGCTAACATCAACACCCAAGAGCCTAAGGTGCAGAAGGAGATCATGCGTGTGATTGGGACCCAGATCTACTCGAGCTAA
- the LOC116325613 gene encoding protein mono-ADP-ribosyltransferase PARP6 isoform X1: protein MDIKGQCWTDEESDGENESEQFLYGIQCCLLQGSCAADLYRHPQLDADIEAVKDIYTDSAISVREYGTIDDVDIDLHINISFLDEEVATAWKVIRTEPIILRLRFSLSQYLDGPEPSVEVFQPSNKEGFSLGLQLKKILSTFTSQQWKHLSNEFLKAQQEKRHSWFKAGGTIKKFRAGLSIFSPIPKSPSFPLIQDTVLKGKLSVPELRVTRLMNRSISCTMKNPKGELFSYPPNSQTVAVPAARAPAQITTRQLIELFFSSQAGGHCKNIPTLEYGFLVQIMKYSEQRIPTLNEYCVVCDEQHVFQNGSMLKPAVCTRELCVFSFYTLGVMSGAAEEVATGAEVVDLLVAMCRAALESPRKSIIFEPYPSVVDPNDPKTLAFNPKKKNYERLQKALDSVMSIREMTQGSYLEIKKQMDKLDPLAHPLLQWIISSNRSHIVKLPLSRQLKFMHTSHQFLLLSSPPAKEARFRTAKKLYGSTFAFHGSHIENWHSVLRNGLVNASYTKLQLHGAAYGKGIYLSPISSISFGYSGMGKGQHRMPTKDELVQRYNRMNTIPQSRPIQSRFLQSRNLNCIALCEVITSKDLQKHGNIWVCPVSDHVCTRFFFVYEDGQVGDANINTQEPKVQKEIMRVIGTQIYSS, encoded by the exons ATG GACATCAAAGGACAGTGTTGGACAGACGAGGAGTCAGATGGGGAGAACGAATCAGAACAATTCCTATATGGCATTCAG TGCTGCTTATTGCAGGGGAGTTGTGCTGCTGACCTGTATCGACACCCTCAACTGGATGCAGACATTGAGGCTGTAAAAGACATCTACACTGACAGTGCTATCTCTGTCAG GGAGTATGGAACCATTGATGATGTAGACATCGATCTTCATATTAACATCAGTTTCTTAGAT GAGGAAGTTGCGACGGCATGGAAAGTTATCAGAACAGAACCAATTATTCTGAGACTTcgcttttctctttctcagtaTCTTGATGGACCCG AGCCGTCAGTAGAAGTGTTCCAGCCGTCAAATAAAGAAGGTTTCAGCTTGGGCCTGCAACTTAAAAA GATCCTGAGCACATTCACCTCACAGCAGTGGAAGCACCTCAGTAATGAGTTTCTCAAGGCCCAGCAGGAGAAGAGGCACAGCTGGTTCAAAGCCGGAGGGACCATCAAGAAGTTCCGTGCCGGGCTCAGCATCTTCTCCCCCATCCCAAA GTCTCCAAGTTTTCCTCTGATCCAAGACACAGTTTTAAAAGGGAAGCTGAGTGTCCCTGAGCTGAGGGTGACGCGCTTAATGAACCGCTCCATCTCCTGTACCATGAAGAACCCTAAAGGAGAGCTATTCAGCTATCCACCAAATAGCCAG ACTGTGGCTGTCCCggcggccagggccccagcgcAGATTACCACGAGGCAGCTGATTGAATTGTTTTTCTCATCCCAGGCGGGCGGCCACTGCAAGAACATTCCTACCTTGGAGTATGGCTTCTTAGTGCAG ATAATGAAGTACTCAGAACAGAGGATCCCCACACTTAATGAGTACTGCGTGGTTTGTGAcgaacagcatgtctttcagaATGGATCCATGCTGAAG CCTGCTGTGTGCACAAGGGAGCTGTGTGTGTTCTCTTTCTACACTCTGGGTGTTATGTCTGGAGCTGCAGAGGAAGTGGCCACCGGAGCAGAG GTCGTGGACCTTCTTGTAGCTATGTGTCGAGCTGCCCTGGAGTCTCCTCGTAAGAGCATCATATTTGAACCTTACCCTTCAGTTGTTGATCCCAATGACCCCAAGACTCTTGCCTTTAATCCAAAG aagaagaattaTGAAAGACTACAAAAAGCACTGGATAGTGTAATGTCCATTCGGGAAATGACCCAG GGTTCATATCTGGAGATTAAGAAACAGATGGACAAACTAGACCCTTTGGCCCATCCCCTGCTACAGTG GATTATTTCCAGTAACAGATCTCATATCGTCAAGCTGCCTCTCAGTAGG CAACTGAAATTCATGCACACCTCCCACCAGTTCCTCCTGCTCAGCAGCCCCCCAGCCAAGGAAGCTCGTTTTCGCACTGCCAAGAAGTTATACGGCAGCACTTTTGCCTTCCA TGGTTCCCATATAGAGAACTGGCACTCTGTTCTGAGAAATGGACTAGTCAATGCCTCTTATACCAAACTGCAG CTGCATGGGGCAGCGTACGGAAAGGGCATCTATCTGAGCCCCATCTCCAGCATATCTTTTGGATACTCAG GAATGGGGAAAGGACAGCACCGCATGCCCACCAAAGATGAACTAGTGCAGCGTTACAACCGCATGAACACTATACCACAG AGCCGTCCTATCCAGTCAAGGTTCCTTCAGAGTCGAAACTTGAACTGTATTGCTCTTTGTGAAG TTATCACATCAAAGGATCTGCAGAAGCATGGAAACATCTGGGTGTGTCCGGTTTCTGACCATGTCTGTACTCGCTTCTTTTTTGT ATATGAGGATGGCCAAGTAGGAGATGCTAACATCAACACCCAAGAGCCTAAGGTGCAGAAGGAGATCATGCGTGTGATTGGGACCCAGATCTACTCGAGCTAA